A DNA window from Schlesneria paludicola DSM 18645 contains the following coding sequences:
- a CDS encoding proton-conducting transporter transmembrane domain-containing protein, which translates to MASLNMITTRLLRIPEKSLHGPFLLLGLVLASGFLLFERQSQGVLPGNSDTESIWAQDTLSAAEQWVVLLFGALAGLATWDQATDERTEPGSSGYVLFLLAGLMFAACANDFLTMGLSIEIVSLALRGIRLRERDATRHPGAQTERVDDRLRWLSSAFMWYGIALMANSTGTTQLNATRLILVDAYAPGGEQTSIGAPSKMILLAAGLIIVSQLARMGLVPFHFGLGLNRSDQRLKLTGLTILAQQLAGSIVLTRLCSVTFAGFDQSLSTLLTAIILVNFVVASVMSSRAESPGVRSLPRWLGGLVLLQNGWLSIGWMLAAAESGHPQFRAAATHPLPETMSVLVLTQLAGLLSCGGVFWVLCTLARKDRDVEFMEDLKGLGRTAPISALSLTVALASTVAIPWTAGFWVRWLTLLAVHNLHAKHESPVFLPEPAIRFVILMGILATLFVARIAVRLMRETYLEAPHMRPVISGTRGPFLAAAIAATLTIMLGIAPQLVLRPLAGIQPPHRAVSNGKMMGSGLTPVGMRPDRSP; encoded by the coding sequence ATGGCAAGTCTGAACATGATCACAACGCGGTTGCTGAGGATCCCTGAAAAGTCGCTTCATGGGCCGTTTCTCTTGTTGGGACTCGTGCTGGCGTCCGGATTTCTGCTCTTCGAACGCCAGTCGCAGGGTGTACTTCCAGGCAATAGCGACACCGAATCGATCTGGGCGCAGGACACCCTGTCCGCGGCCGAGCAGTGGGTCGTGCTGTTATTTGGAGCTCTCGCGGGACTCGCAACCTGGGATCAGGCGACCGACGAACGGACCGAGCCAGGATCAAGCGGATACGTCTTGTTTTTGCTGGCCGGATTGATGTTCGCCGCATGCGCAAACGATTTCCTGACGATGGGCCTGTCGATCGAAATCGTGAGCCTTGCGTTGCGCGGGATAAGACTTCGGGAGCGCGACGCAACCCGACACCCGGGTGCCCAGACCGAACGTGTCGATGACCGCCTCCGCTGGCTGTCTTCGGCATTCATGTGGTATGGCATCGCGCTGATGGCGAATAGCACGGGCACAACTCAGTTGAATGCGACCCGACTGATCCTTGTCGACGCCTACGCCCCTGGTGGCGAGCAGACTTCGATTGGCGCGCCTTCGAAGATGATCTTACTTGCCGCGGGACTGATCATCGTCAGCCAACTGGCACGCATGGGACTGGTTCCGTTCCATTTCGGACTTGGCCTCAATCGCTCGGATCAACGGCTGAAGTTGACGGGGTTAACCATCCTGGCCCAGCAACTCGCAGGCTCAATTGTCCTCACGCGATTGTGCAGCGTCACGTTTGCAGGTTTTGATCAATCTCTCAGTACGCTGTTGACAGCAATCATCCTCGTAAACTTTGTCGTGGCGAGTGTGATGTCGTCACGAGCCGAATCACCGGGAGTTCGTTCGCTGCCACGCTGGCTGGGCGGATTGGTTCTGCTTCAAAATGGCTGGCTGAGCATCGGATGGATGCTGGCGGCGGCGGAATCCGGGCATCCGCAATTTCGTGCCGCAGCCACGCACCCGCTACCCGAAACAATGTCCGTGCTCGTGCTGACGCAATTGGCGGGACTACTTTCTTGCGGCGGAGTCTTCTGGGTCTTGTGTACATTGGCGAGAAAAGACCGTGACGTGGAGTTCATGGAAGATCTCAAGGGACTCGGCCGGACGGCACCGATCAGCGCCCTGTCGTTAACTGTGGCCCTCGCCAGCACGGTTGCGATCCCTTGGACTGCCGGTTTCTGGGTACGCTGGTTGACCCTGCTTGCGGTCCATAACTTGCATGCAAAACACGAATCGCCGGTCTTCTTGCCGGAACCGGCAATTCGCTTTGTCATCCTGATGGGAATCCTGGCCACTCTTTTTGTCGCCAGAATCGCCGTCCGATTGATGCGAGAAACGTATCTCGAAGCACCACACATGCGTCCGGTGATCTCAGGCACGCGAGGACCATTTCTCGCTGCCGCCATTGCTGCGACATTGACGATCATGCTGGGAATTGCCCCCCAATTGGTCTTGCGACCACTGGCTGGAATCCAACCACCGCACCGAGCCGTATCCAATGGAAAGATGATGGGGTCGGGCTTGACACCTGTCGGAATGAGGCCCGATCGATCGCCGTGA
- the truB gene encoding tRNA pseudouridine(55) synthase TruB: MEEIGQEEMTYCGVLNVDKPAGVTSRDIVNQVVRLVRPAKAGHAGTLDPLATGVLVVCVGHATRLINLVQEGRKRYLGRFALGQTSDTDDVTGNLQAGGDWSGITKAQLQAELTQFVGRIDQTPPQFSAVHVQGQRAYDLARRGVTVELAARPVDIFSLELTAFQPPEFELDVICGGGTYIRSIGRDLGARLGCGALMTDLRRLAVGHYEIANAVQSDQITAESIGQMLRSPLEIVSHLPRRELTQAEAIAVRCGQSIAASDPATNDSDLNRFERRTSLVDSEGQLVGVGELDAATERLQPRIIFPAS, encoded by the coding sequence ATGGAAGAGATCGGCCAAGAAGAAATGACCTACTGTGGTGTGCTCAATGTTGACAAGCCAGCCGGGGTGACCTCACGTGACATTGTGAATCAGGTGGTTCGATTGGTTCGTCCCGCCAAAGCCGGCCATGCCGGTACCCTTGATCCATTGGCGACTGGCGTTTTGGTCGTGTGTGTCGGCCACGCCACACGGCTCATCAATCTTGTGCAGGAAGGACGTAAGCGATACTTGGGCCGATTTGCACTCGGCCAAACCAGTGACACCGATGATGTGACGGGAAATCTTCAGGCGGGGGGTGACTGGAGTGGGATTACCAAAGCGCAGCTTCAGGCCGAATTGACGCAATTTGTTGGTCGCATTGATCAGACGCCTCCGCAGTTTTCGGCCGTGCACGTTCAAGGCCAGCGGGCTTACGATCTGGCACGGCGCGGCGTGACGGTTGAGCTGGCTGCTCGGCCCGTCGACATTTTTTCGCTGGAACTGACGGCGTTTCAACCTCCCGAATTTGAATTGGACGTCATCTGTGGCGGCGGGACGTACATTCGGTCGATCGGCCGGGATTTGGGTGCCAGGCTGGGATGTGGCGCGCTAATGACCGACCTTCGGCGGCTTGCAGTTGGCCACTATGAGATCGCCAATGCCGTCCAATCTGACCAGATTACGGCAGAATCGATTGGTCAAATGCTAAGATCACCGCTCGAAATTGTGTCACACCTGCCAAGACGCGAGCTGACGCAGGCCGAGGCGATCGCCGTTCGCTGCGGGCAAAGCATCGCTGCTTCGGACCCCGCCACCAATGATTCCGATTTGAATCGGTTTGAACGCCGTACATCCCTCGTTGATTCGGAGGGCCAACTGGTGGGTGTTGGCGAACTGGATGCGGCGACGGAACGACTTCAGCCTCGCATCATCTTCCCGGCGTCGTAA
- a CDS encoding sulfurtransferase, with product MSTYTNIAAYKFAPLQELKALRERLSALCKGWRLKGTILLSTEGVNLFVAGTRASIDSLLQELRSVPGLEQLEVKFSESDEQPFRRMLVKIKREIIAFGVEGIDPARNPSPKLKAQELKRWLDEGRSVVLLDTRNDYEVQLGTFQNSVNLKIDHFRDFPQAVQKLPDSLKQQPIVMFCTGGIRCEKAGPFMQREGFEQIFQLDGGILKYFEECGADHYTGECFVFDQRVGVDPSLHETETTQCFVCQSPLSSDDRADARFIEGKSCPFCFQPPDELRNQSLIERHELLRRIVSPLPGSQPYENHRPLNVPAEFDGRTMLDFLSTIFSHIPADDWKRACDEGRLRKRHVPRQGRTLEDESSTPVAGDAIVRAGAQYFHVQPAAPEPDVNAEIRIVHEDEAILVVHKPAPLPMHPCGRFNRNTLQHILGKLYHPQSPRPAHRLDANTTGLVLFSRTRHFARILQAQFDPNQGGGIEKRYLARVQGHPPHDQFHCDLPIQDEASELGSRAIDFEHGLPARTEFRVLDRYPDGTSLLEAVPITGRTNQIRVHLWHLDYAICGDPTYLPNRRLGEVQTAALGSAPLCLFAHRIALVHPLTRRRVTFEAPPPSWCESDAGK from the coding sequence ATGTCGACCTACACCAATATTGCCGCTTACAAATTCGCTCCACTACAGGAGTTGAAAGCGTTACGTGAACGACTGAGCGCTCTGTGCAAGGGGTGGCGGTTGAAGGGCACAATTCTGCTCAGCACCGAAGGGGTCAATCTGTTCGTTGCCGGAACTCGGGCCTCGATCGATTCGCTGCTTCAGGAGTTGCGCTCGGTTCCGGGACTTGAGCAGCTTGAGGTGAAATTCAGCGAAAGTGACGAGCAACCCTTCCGACGTATGCTCGTCAAAATCAAACGCGAAATCATTGCTTTCGGTGTGGAAGGTATCGACCCCGCCCGCAATCCCTCGCCAAAATTGAAGGCCCAGGAACTCAAACGCTGGCTCGACGAGGGGCGTTCGGTTGTTCTGCTGGATACGCGCAACGACTATGAAGTTCAGCTGGGCACGTTCCAGAATTCGGTCAATTTGAAGATCGACCATTTCCGCGATTTTCCGCAGGCGGTGCAAAAACTTCCGGATTCTCTCAAGCAGCAGCCGATCGTGATGTTTTGCACCGGCGGAATTCGCTGCGAGAAGGCCGGGCCTTTCATGCAGCGCGAGGGGTTTGAACAGATCTTTCAACTCGATGGCGGCATCCTGAAATATTTCGAAGAATGCGGAGCGGACCATTACACGGGTGAATGCTTCGTGTTTGATCAGCGTGTCGGCGTCGATCCCAGTCTGCACGAAACTGAAACCACACAGTGCTTTGTGTGCCAGTCGCCGCTCAGTTCTGACGATCGAGCCGACGCTCGATTCATCGAAGGGAAATCGTGCCCATTCTGTTTTCAGCCACCTGACGAATTGCGCAACCAGTCGTTGATCGAGCGGCATGAATTGCTTCGCCGAATTGTTTCGCCGTTGCCAGGTAGTCAGCCTTACGAGAACCATCGTCCACTGAATGTTCCTGCCGAATTCGACGGGCGGACGATGCTCGATTTTCTGTCCACAATCTTCAGTCACATTCCAGCGGATGACTGGAAACGCGCGTGCGACGAAGGTCGGCTGCGAAAACGACATGTGCCCAGACAAGGACGCACGTTAGAGGACGAATCATCGACACCTGTCGCCGGGGACGCGATTGTGCGTGCGGGCGCTCAGTACTTTCATGTGCAGCCTGCTGCTCCAGAGCCCGATGTGAACGCGGAGATTCGAATTGTCCACGAAGACGAGGCGATTCTGGTGGTTCACAAGCCAGCACCGCTTCCGATGCACCCGTGCGGCCGATTCAACCGAAACACGCTGCAACACATCCTTGGCAAGCTTTATCATCCTCAAAGCCCAAGACCTGCTCATCGCCTTGATGCAAACACCACCGGCCTGGTTCTATTCAGTCGCACGCGCCATTTCGCGCGAATATTGCAGGCACAGTTTGATCCTAATCAAGGTGGGGGAATTGAAAAGCGCTATCTTGCGCGGGTGCAGGGGCATCCACCGCATGATCAGTTTCACTGTGACTTGCCAATTCAAGATGAAGCGAGCGAGCTGGGGTCTAGAGCGATTGACTTCGAGCACGGGCTTCCTGCACGAACTGAGTTTCGCGTGCTCGACCGGTATCCCGACGGGACCTCACTGTTAGAAGCCGTCCCGATCACAGGACGGACGAATCAGATCCGCGTTCATCTGTGGCATCTGGACTATGCCATTTGCGGCGATCCAACCTACCTGCCGAATCGCCGTCTCGGTGAGGTCCAGACCGCGGCGTTGGGCAGTGCACCGCTCTGCTTGTTCGCGCATCGAATCGCACTTGTGCACCCGCTGACGAGGCGGCGAGTCACATTTGAGGCACCGCCTCCGTCGTGGTGTGAATCAGACGCCGGAAAATGA
- a CDS encoding trypsin-like peptidase domain-containing protein, producing the protein MTKRLYICKLWSAMFLLAGTAVVSASERMTLEVKAVRRALPSVGNIHTEKAATPTNHVFNSEKARKINGMGTGIIIDDRGYMVTNYHVIADVDTIRVDIEDENRMKSSYIAKRVVFDREHDLAIIKIDGSPSKPFKVMPCGTSSDLMLSERVIAIGNAFGYDGTVTLGIISYLGRDVEANETVSYKNLIQTDAAINPGNSGGPLINMDGEVIGINVAIRANSQKIGFAIPIDDARKVIAKLMSIESLDRNSHGLVTKDVKSGSDRKLIVDGFQSNSPAALAGFRAGDIITKAGSVDVVDAVDLERALLHRRVGESVEITILRNDKLEKMSLGLAQYTGGRAQLSGDVQVTSRANNDESDRFWSQLGLRMVNLPASEQKSHLSNTKYRGGMRILEVKADSPAAANGIRKGDVLVGLDKWETISVDNITWIMNHLSGQTVSADSPHQVKFYVVRAQETQWGFLPLTQTAQQPVPRTASLGN; encoded by the coding sequence ATGACAAAACGTCTTTATATCTGCAAGCTGTGGAGTGCCATGTTCCTGCTCGCAGGAACGGCTGTGGTCTCTGCATCCGAGAGAATGACTCTGGAAGTCAAAGCCGTGCGTCGCGCGCTTCCTTCCGTAGGAAACATTCATACGGAAAAAGCCGCGACTCCGACGAACCATGTGTTCAACTCGGAAAAGGCTCGCAAGATCAATGGAATGGGTACCGGGATCATCATTGATGATCGTGGTTATATGGTGACGAATTACCACGTCATCGCCGATGTCGACACGATTCGAGTCGATATCGAAGACGAGAACCGGATGAAATCCAGCTATATCGCGAAACGAGTCGTGTTTGATCGCGAGCATGATCTGGCGATCATTAAGATTGACGGCAGCCCGTCGAAGCCGTTCAAGGTCATGCCTTGCGGAACATCGTCTGATCTGATGCTCAGCGAACGCGTCATCGCCATAGGAAATGCCTTTGGATATGACGGTACCGTTACACTGGGAATTATCAGCTACCTCGGCCGCGACGTCGAAGCGAACGAAACCGTCTCGTACAAGAACCTGATTCAGACCGATGCAGCAATCAATCCTGGCAACAGCGGCGGACCATTGATCAATATGGACGGCGAAGTGATCGGGATCAACGTCGCTATCCGCGCCAATTCGCAGAAGATTGGCTTCGCGATTCCCATCGATGACGCTCGCAAAGTCATTGCCAAGTTGATGAGTATCGAAAGCCTGGATCGCAATTCTCACGGTCTCGTCACCAAGGATGTCAAATCCGGGTCAGATCGCAAGCTGATTGTGGATGGATTCCAATCGAACAGTCCTGCGGCACTGGCCGGTTTCCGAGCCGGCGACATCATCACAAAAGCAGGATCCGTCGACGTTGTTGACGCCGTTGATCTGGAACGAGCTCTTCTTCATCGTCGTGTGGGTGAATCAGTCGAGATCACCATCCTGCGAAACGACAAACTCGAAAAGATGTCGCTCGGATTGGCTCAGTACACCGGTGGACGTGCTCAACTGAGCGGTGACGTCCAGGTGACCTCGCGAGCGAACAATGACGAGAGTGATCGGTTCTGGTCGCAGCTCGGACTGCGAATGGTCAATCTGCCAGCAAGCGAACAGAAGTCTCATCTATCAAATACGAAGTACCGTGGTGGAATGCGAATTCTCGAAGTGAAAGCTGACAGCCCGGCTGCAGCGAACGGAATTCGAAAGGGTGACGTCCTGGTCGGTTTGGATAAGTGGGAAACCATCAGCGTCGACAATATCACCTGGATCATGAACCACCTGAGTGGCCAGACGGTGTCCGCCGACTCACCACATCAAGTCAAGTTCTACGTGGTTCGTGCCCAGGAAACGCAATGGGGTTTCCTGCCGCTGACGCAAACGGCACAACAGCCCGTGCCACGAACAGCTTCGCTTGGAAACTGA
- a CDS encoding DUF1501 domain-containing protein: MLTLFGKSARYCDGLSRRGFLKIGGFAFGSAASLSLADVLRAEHVSGKKASQKAVINIFLGGGPPHQDMWDIKVDAPREIRGEFDPIRTNVPGIEIGECFPKIAAMMDKFVAIRTVVGNEGGHDAFQCYTGWGRRSIASVGGRPSIGAVLGKLYGPTDPGVPAAVALAEKTQHVPWSDPGTPGFLGAAYQAFKPQGEGTSDMRLNGMSLDRLQDRKALLGGLDLLKRDVDSTGMLRGMDAFSEAAFGVLTSSKLVDALDISKEDPKVRERYGDGKPYKFQYDGAPTCNEHLLIARRLVEVGVRCVTLSYGRWDSHGDNFNLVRDHGSKLDQAVSALVQDLDERGMLKDVTVVVWGEFGRTPRINPGAGRDHWPQVSCALLAGGGMRTGQVIGSTNRLGEYAKDRPVDVQEVVGTIYRNLGVDPMSVTLRDPTGRPQFLVDRRDPITELV; the protein is encoded by the coding sequence ATGCTGACACTTTTCGGAAAATCCGCGCGATATTGCGATGGACTCAGTCGACGTGGCTTTTTGAAGATTGGCGGTTTTGCATTTGGCTCCGCCGCTTCATTGTCGCTTGCCGATGTTCTGCGAGCAGAGCATGTGAGTGGCAAAAAAGCATCACAAAAGGCGGTCATCAATATTTTCCTGGGTGGCGGTCCGCCGCATCAGGACATGTGGGACATCAAAGTTGACGCGCCGCGCGAGATTCGCGGTGAATTTGATCCGATCCGTACCAACGTCCCGGGAATCGAAATCGGCGAATGCTTTCCCAAGATCGCCGCGATGATGGATAAGTTCGTCGCGATTCGAACCGTGGTCGGGAATGAAGGGGGACACGACGCATTCCAGTGCTATACCGGGTGGGGACGCCGAAGCATTGCTTCCGTTGGCGGTCGCCCCAGCATTGGAGCGGTGCTCGGTAAATTGTACGGCCCGACCGATCCAGGGGTCCCGGCCGCCGTGGCACTCGCGGAAAAGACACAGCACGTTCCCTGGTCCGACCCGGGTACACCCGGTTTTCTGGGCGCGGCGTATCAGGCGTTCAAACCGCAAGGTGAAGGCACGTCGGACATGCGATTGAATGGCATGTCGCTCGATCGCCTGCAAGATCGCAAGGCACTTCTGGGTGGTCTGGATTTGCTGAAGCGCGACGTAGACTCCACGGGCATGCTGCGTGGTATGGACGCATTCTCTGAGGCGGCATTTGGCGTACTTACGTCCAGCAAGCTGGTCGACGCCCTCGATATCAGCAAAGAAGATCCCAAGGTTCGCGAACGTTACGGCGACGGAAAGCCCTATAAGTTCCAATACGACGGTGCCCCCACCTGCAACGAACATCTGCTAATTGCTCGACGGCTGGTCGAAGTTGGTGTGCGCTGCGTGACCTTGTCCTATGGACGCTGGGACAGCCATGGTGACAACTTCAATCTGGTTCGCGATCACGGTTCGAAACTCGATCAAGCAGTCAGTGCTCTGGTTCAGGATCTCGACGAGCGTGGCATGCTGAAAGACGTCACGGTTGTGGTCTGGGGCGAGTTTGGACGAACCCCACGCATTAACCCCGGCGCAGGTCGCGATCACTGGCCTCAAGTCAGTTGTGCACTTCTCGCCGGTGGTGGAATGAGAACTGGGCAGGTGATCGGCTCGACCAACCGTCTGGGTGAATATGCCAAAGACCGGCCGGTCGACGTGCAAGAAGTCGTCGGAACGATCTACCGCAACTTGGGAGTCGACCCCATGTCGGTTACACTGAGGGACCCAACAGGTCGCCCACAATTCTTGGTTGACCGCCGCGATCCAATTACCGAATTGGTCTAA
- the ispF gene encoding 2-C-methyl-D-erythritol 2,4-cyclodiphosphate synthase translates to MSAPGMRVGLGHDRHRLVAGRPLILGGLPIPFELGLDGHSDADVLLHAVTDALLGAAGLGDIGEWFPNTDSRWANADSALFLQHAVQEVRRHGWEVANLDCTVHAERPKLSAFKQPIAHRIAELLEIDVAQVNVKAKTGEKVGPIGRQEAIDADAIVLLIRST, encoded by the coding sequence ATGAGCGCGCCGGGAATGCGTGTGGGATTGGGGCATGACCGACATCGCCTGGTTGCGGGGCGCCCCTTGATTCTGGGCGGCTTGCCGATCCCATTTGAACTCGGTCTCGACGGGCATAGCGATGCCGATGTTTTGCTCCACGCGGTGACAGACGCTCTGCTAGGAGCGGCGGGGTTGGGCGATATTGGCGAATGGTTTCCAAACACGGATTCGCGCTGGGCCAATGCAGATTCAGCCCTGTTTCTGCAGCATGCCGTGCAAGAAGTCCGACGGCACGGTTGGGAAGTTGCCAATTTGGACTGCACCGTTCATGCCGAGCGACCAAAACTCTCCGCCTTCAAGCAGCCAATCGCACACCGCATTGCGGAACTGTTGGAAATCGACGTGGCCCAAGTCAACGTCAAAGCCAAGACTGGCGAGAAAGTTGGACCGATTGGACGGCAAGAGGCGATCGACGCCGACGCAATTGTCCTGCTGATTCGATCAACCTGA
- a CDS encoding HD domain-containing protein — MSREDDLALLKSYTDSESLVKHMLAVEAACRAYARKFGEDEAKWGTVGLLHDFDYQRWPDPPDHPLRGAEILKEHGYPDDVIYAIKSHADYLPDCPRVSNLDKTLYACDELCGFITACALVRPQRLEGLTASSVKKKLKQLSFAASIHREDITRGAADLGVDLDEHIRFCIAALQPIAAELGLLTTE; from the coding sequence ATGTCGCGCGAGGACGATCTTGCACTCCTGAAGAGTTACACCGACAGCGAAAGTCTGGTGAAGCATATGCTGGCTGTCGAGGCCGCGTGCCGCGCGTATGCTCGGAAATTCGGCGAAGACGAAGCGAAATGGGGAACCGTCGGGCTGCTGCACGATTTCGACTATCAGCGCTGGCCCGATCCGCCGGATCATCCGCTGCGAGGGGCGGAGATTCTGAAAGAGCACGGCTATCCCGACGACGTAATCTATGCCATCAAGTCACATGCCGATTATCTACCCGATTGCCCGCGGGTGTCGAACCTCGACAAGACTCTTTATGCCTGCGACGAGCTTTGCGGATTTATCACCGCGTGCGCCCTCGTGAGACCCCAACGACTGGAAGGATTGACGGCATCGAGTGTCAAGAAAAAGCTAAAGCAGTTGTCGTTTGCGGCGTCGATTCATCGTGAAGACATTACACGCGGTGCCGCTGACCTGGGTGTCGATCTGGATGAGCATATCCGTTTCTGTATCGCTGCCCTGCAGCCAATTGCCGCGGAGCTGGGGTTGTTGACAACCGAATGA
- a CDS encoding ribosome biogenesis domain-containing protein produces MNPPQTIIIVHPRERRAKCTVHPLRQRPGFQFYKHPRVPQELTGYVRLGLGGPLLSEADKNSGLLVLDGTWRWVEPMERLTASVPVRSLPALTTAYPRSSKVSEDPDGGLATIEAIYAAYRLLGRETTSLFDHYRWGPQFIEQNQQFWPPDSITPISDTVRACE; encoded by the coding sequence ATGAATCCTCCACAGACCATCATCATTGTCCATCCACGTGAACGGCGTGCGAAATGTACGGTCCATCCGCTGCGACAGCGACCTGGATTTCAGTTTTACAAGCACCCACGCGTCCCTCAAGAGCTGACTGGATACGTCCGGTTGGGCCTCGGAGGACCTCTATTGAGCGAAGCGGACAAGAACAGTGGATTGCTGGTTCTCGACGGAACTTGGCGCTGGGTCGAGCCAATGGAACGATTGACCGCGTCCGTCCCCGTTCGCAGCTTGCCCGCTTTGACCACCGCGTATCCCCGCTCGTCAAAGGTTAGCGAAGATCCCGACGGGGGGCTGGCCACGATCGAAGCGATTTATGCGGCCTACCGCCTGTTGGGACGCGAGACAACTTCGCTGTTCGATCACTATCGTTGGGGGCCGCAGTTTATTGAGCAAAACCAACAATTTTGGCCACCTGATTCAATCACTCCGATTTCGGATACGGTTCGAGCATGCGAATGA
- a CDS encoding LamG-like jellyroll fold domain-containing protein — MKIIAQIALVGCLLISQWGVADDTVALSQALTLHASFDTTFDADFSKGSKACSTRINTGLVPAVANDEVQFAKAEGRYGGALHFTKKGNLRPQFFGESVLGYNDKNWSTTVSVWLRLDPDKDLEPGYCDPVQIIGDDLKKGFIFLEWSKDETPRFFRYAIRPLFHIWNPTNIQWADIPFEKRPMVQVARAPFTRDAWTHVVFTLENINDKSKKPAGELYLNGQSQGRIENWDLTFGWNPAQVQLVLGAAYVGYLDDLGVFNRVLTAAEVKQVYQLKSGLGELHSK, encoded by the coding sequence ATGAAAATCATCGCCCAGATCGCGCTTGTTGGCTGCCTGCTGATTTCTCAGTGGGGAGTTGCTGATGACACCGTCGCCCTTTCGCAGGCACTGACACTTCATGCATCGTTTGATACGACCTTCGACGCCGATTTCTCGAAGGGTAGCAAGGCCTGCTCGACACGGATCAATACGGGGCTTGTTCCTGCGGTGGCCAATGATGAAGTGCAATTCGCGAAGGCGGAGGGACGTTACGGTGGTGCACTGCATTTCACGAAGAAAGGAAACCTGCGTCCTCAATTCTTCGGGGAAAGCGTCCTGGGCTACAACGACAAAAATTGGAGCACGACGGTCAGCGTTTGGCTGCGACTCGATCCTGACAAGGATCTTGAGCCGGGCTATTGCGATCCGGTCCAAATCATCGGAGACGATCTGAAGAAAGGCTTCATCTTCCTGGAGTGGTCGAAAGATGAGACGCCACGTTTTTTCCGCTATGCCATCCGGCCACTGTTTCACATCTGGAATCCGACCAATATTCAATGGGCGGACATCCCGTTTGAAAAGCGTCCGATGGTTCAGGTCGCACGTGCTCCGTTCACCCGAGACGCGTGGACGCACGTCGTGTTCACTTTGGAGAACATCAACGACAAATCGAAAAAACCGGCCGGCGAACTGTATCTGAATGGTCAGTCCCAGGGTCGCATCGAGAATTGGGATCTGACGTTCGGCTGGAACCCGGCTCAGGTCCAGTTGGTGCTCGGTGCTGCGTACGTCGGTTATCTGGACGATTTGGGTGTCTTCAATCGCGTGTTGACCGCAGCGGAGGTAAAGCAGGTTTATCAGTTGAAAAGCGGCTTGGGCGAGCTGCATTCCAAGTGA
- a CDS encoding lysophospholipid acyltransferase family protein yields the protein MKIRSRWLTKAAAFCAVAACRMLFATCRKKFIGDVLDAGLDPSYNTPDAQRYVLCVWHDALLLPTFACPESMRKQCCCLVSKHQDGSYLAEAMACLDYTTVRGSSQRGGAEALRQLISDTAGMHIIFTPDGPRGPRRQMKQGPLFVAAQTNRQILPGAFVAKSAWRIRGSWTDLVIPMPFTTIYLMTGAPIAIPADVTRDQLSQYLDLAQQAMDQLNEQADRMFTGHSSAAFVPRQKKAA from the coding sequence GTGAAGATCCGAAGCCGCTGGTTGACGAAAGCAGCGGCATTTTGTGCGGTGGCGGCCTGTCGAATGTTGTTCGCAACATGCCGCAAGAAGTTCATCGGTGACGTGCTCGATGCCGGGTTGGATCCTTCGTATAACACGCCGGACGCACAGCGATATGTCCTTTGCGTGTGGCACGATGCCTTGCTGCTGCCGACATTTGCCTGCCCAGAGTCGATGCGGAAGCAGTGTTGTTGTCTGGTCAGTAAGCATCAGGATGGATCGTATCTGGCCGAAGCCATGGCTTGCCTCGACTACACGACAGTGCGTGGTTCGAGCCAGCGCGGTGGGGCCGAGGCGCTCCGTCAGCTGATTTCCGACACCGCGGGCATGCACATCATTTTTACGCCAGACGGCCCGCGCGGTCCGCGGCGGCAGATGAAACAGGGGCCGCTGTTCGTCGCCGCTCAAACGAATCGTCAAATTCTGCCTGGTGCGTTCGTGGCTAAAAGTGCCTGGCGAATCCGCGGAAGTTGGACGGATCTGGTGATTCCGATGCCGTTCACCACCATCTATCTGATGACGGGCGCACCGATCGCCATTCCGGCCGATGTTACACGCGATCAACTGTCGCAGTATCTCGATCTGGCTCAGCAGGCGATGGATCAGTTGAACGAGCAGGCCGATCGAATGTTTACGGGCCATTCGAGTGCCGCATTCGTTCCACGTCAGAAAAAAGCCGCGTAA